From the genome of Bradyrhizobium elkanii USDA 76, one region includes:
- a CDS encoding branched-chain amino acid ABC transporter permease, with the protein MNTTIMLFLLQDGITNGAIYALLGLALVLVFAVTRVILIPQGEFVTYGALSYAMLATGQVPGTARLAVAMGLVAFALDLFFARNALHARLVIRSVALNIAFPVALLGLVYALVGPGTPVAVNIALALLIVAAIGLFLYRIAFQPIAHTSVLVLLIASVGCHLALQGLGLVFFGAEGLRAPALSNAAVTAGPLRFTGQSLAVYGLTIGFIVALWLFFGYTKTGKALRATAVNRLGARLVGIRTTLSGQIAFLLASVIGAISGILIVPITTLYYDTGFLIGLKGFIAAIIGGLVSYPLTAVAAIVVGIVEAFSSFYASNFKEVIVFTLILPVLVLRSLAAPEVEEEKD; encoded by the coding sequence TTGAACACAACGATCATGCTGTTCCTGCTGCAGGACGGCATCACCAATGGCGCGATCTACGCACTGCTCGGGCTGGCCCTGGTGCTGGTGTTCGCGGTCACGCGGGTGATCCTGATCCCGCAGGGCGAATTCGTCACCTACGGCGCGCTGAGCTACGCCATGCTGGCGACCGGCCAGGTGCCCGGCACGGCGCGGCTTGCCGTCGCGATGGGCCTCGTCGCCTTCGCCCTCGACCTGTTCTTCGCCCGCAACGCGCTGCATGCGCGGCTGGTGATCCGCTCGGTCGCGCTCAACATCGCCTTTCCCGTCGCGCTGCTCGGTCTGGTTTACGCGCTGGTCGGCCCCGGCACGCCGGTCGCCGTCAACATCGCGCTCGCGCTCCTGATCGTGGCGGCGATCGGGCTGTTCCTCTACCGCATCGCGTTCCAGCCGATCGCGCACACCTCCGTGCTGGTGTTGCTGATCGCCTCGGTCGGCTGCCATCTGGCACTGCAGGGCCTCGGCCTGGTGTTCTTCGGCGCCGAAGGCCTGCGCGCGCCTGCGCTGTCGAATGCCGCGGTGACCGCCGGCCCGCTGCGCTTCACCGGGCAGAGCCTTGCGGTCTACGGCCTGACGATCGGCTTCATCGTCGCCCTGTGGCTGTTCTTCGGCTACACCAAGACCGGCAAGGCGCTGCGCGCCACCGCGGTCAACCGCCTCGGCGCCCGCCTGGTCGGCATCCGCACCACGCTGTCCGGCCAGATCGCGTTCCTGCTCGCCTCCGTCATCGGCGCGATTTCCGGCATCCTGATCGTGCCGATCACCACGCTCTACTACGACACCGGCTTCCTGATCGGCCTGAAGGGCTTCATCGCCGCCATCATCGGCGGCCTGGTCAGCTATCCCCTGACCGCGGTCGCCGCCATCGTGGTCGGCATCGTCGAGGCCTTCTCATCGTTCTACGCCAGCAATTTCAAGGAAGTCATCGTGTTCACGCTGA
- a CDS encoding MarR family winged helix-turn-helix transcriptional regulator, translating into MTVSKTATDALRSSRALRREPADPAGDDGMLQLGELSGLLGYSLKRAQLRVFEDFLRCVAPLQLTPAQFSVLLLLDKNPGRNQTEIANTLGILRPNFVAMLDALESRDLCARMRSTNDRRSHILVLTDKGRAVLARAKKLVANKHEARLIEVLGPANHAALLEMLAKLAQEF; encoded by the coding sequence ATGACTGTTTCCAAGACCGCCACCGATGCCCTCCGTTCGTCGCGGGCCCTGCGCAGGGAACCGGCCGATCCTGCCGGGGACGACGGCATGCTGCAACTGGGCGAACTGTCCGGATTGCTCGGCTATTCGTTGAAGCGCGCGCAGCTCAGGGTATTCGAGGACTTCCTGCGTTGCGTCGCGCCGCTGCAGCTGACGCCGGCGCAGTTCTCGGTGCTGCTGCTGCTCGACAAGAATCCGGGCCGCAACCAGACCGAGATCGCCAACACGCTCGGCATCCTCAGGCCGAATTTCGTCGCGATGCTCGACGCGCTGGAGAGCCGCGACCTTTGCGCGCGGATGCGCTCCACCAACGACCGCCGGTCCCACATCCTGGTCCTGACCGACAAGGGCCGCGCCGTGCTGGCGCGCGCCAAGAAGCTGGTTGCCAACAAGCACGAGGCGCGGCTGATCGAGGTGCTCGGTCCGGCCAACCACGCCGCGCTGCTGGAGATGCTGGCGAAGCTCGCGCAGGA